One window of the Chloroflexota bacterium genome contains the following:
- a CDS encoding ATP-binding cassette domain-containing protein → MNDREPVIIVRNLSYRYPRGKDYALRDLTLTIYRGEFVAILGENGAGKSTFCQTLNGVLPNSRGGRMSGSVIICGFDTQQVGVPELAQRVGIVLEDPETQLFTTTVLHEVAFGPENLGLPRDEILQRVVWALRVVRLEGYENRLPSTLSGGEKQRLAIAAALAMRPEVLVLDEATSQLDPVGSYEIFSVTKALNRQHGMTVVMATDRAEEVAEFADRVFVLHRGELIAEGPPAAIFSDATLNAQAMLRLPQVSQLAMHLAQHGAPLARFPVTVPEAIAVLGEELSLTAAPMLYSPNADDYPSRGESGSHS, encoded by the coding sequence GTGAACGACCGGGAGCCTGTTATCATCGTGCGTAATCTATCGTATCGCTACCCGCGGGGCAAAGACTACGCCTTGCGCGATCTGACGCTGACCATCTATCGCGGGGAATTCGTCGCCATTCTGGGCGAGAACGGCGCTGGCAAGAGCACCTTCTGCCAGACACTCAACGGTGTCCTCCCTAACTCCCGCGGAGGGCGAATGAGTGGCTCTGTCATCATTTGCGGGTTCGACACGCAGCAAGTCGGCGTTCCAGAACTGGCACAGCGAGTGGGCATCGTCTTGGAGGACCCAGAGACGCAACTTTTCACCACCACCGTGCTTCACGAGGTGGCATTTGGTCCGGAGAACCTGGGTCTGCCGCGGGATGAGATCTTGCAACGTGTTGTCTGGGCCTTGCGTGTGGTGCGGCTGGAGGGCTATGAAAATCGCCTGCCCAGCACCCTCTCCGGCGGAGAGAAACAACGGTTAGCCATTGCGGCTGCCTTGGCTATGCGGCCTGAAGTGTTAGTGCTCGACGAAGCCACTTCGCAATTGGACCCCGTGGGCAGTTATGAGATTTTCTCGGTGACGAAAGCCTTGAACCGGCAACACGGCATGACCGTCGTGATGGCCACCGACCGGGCGGAGGAAGTGGCTGAGTTTGCCGATCGCGTTTTTGTCTTACACCGGGGAGAACTCATCGCAGAGGGCCCGCCAGCAGCAATATTCTCCGACGCAACATTGAACGCTCAGGCGATGTTACGCTTGCCCCAAGTATCGCAGTTGGCAATGCATTTGGCCCAGCACGGCGCACCCTTGGCCAGGTTCCCGGTTACTGTGCCGGAGGCTATCGCTGTGCTGGGGGAAGAGTTGAGCCTTACCGCTGCACCTATGCTGTATTCACCTAACGCTGATGACTATCCATCACGAGGTGAAA
- a CDS encoding energy-coupling factor transporter transmembrane protein EcfT, giving the protein MSVAVQYQAGESFLHRIDPRVKLAFLAIFTAVIFATNNLWSASTVLVTIFFIWVGAGLPLRVLYGYYRVMVGFLAFLLIVQAFLYPGVTAYFGPLIPRWVPLFGGLGILTREGILFGLLLATRLLAMVSLLPLVTLTTPIHSLVLGLVRLGLPYQLAYTITTALNLVPVLRDEARTIMDAQRLRALTVFEKGNMLQKILAYPPLVIPLVIGAMRRAQLMSVAMDARAFGAWRNRTYIQDIRMTTWDWIFLIMLIIYGLGILALNFAL; this is encoded by the coding sequence ATGAGTGTGGCTGTGCAATATCAGGCAGGTGAGAGTTTCCTTCACCGCATCGACCCACGAGTCAAACTCGCATTCCTGGCGATTTTCACGGCAGTGATTTTTGCGACAAACAATCTGTGGTCGGCTTCCACCGTCCTGGTTACGATATTCTTCATCTGGGTAGGGGCGGGCTTGCCGCTGCGCGTTCTTTACGGTTACTACCGGGTTATGGTCGGGTTCCTTGCCTTCCTCTTGATCGTGCAGGCGTTCCTTTACCCCGGCGTTACTGCCTACTTTGGTCCGCTAATCCCTCGCTGGGTGCCCCTTTTCGGTGGCCTGGGTATCCTCACGCGCGAGGGCATCCTCTTTGGGCTCCTGCTTGCTACCCGTCTCCTGGCTATGGTCTCCCTCCTGCCACTGGTGACTCTGACTACACCGATACACTCCCTGGTCTTGGGTTTAGTGCGTCTGGGCCTACCCTACCAACTCGCCTACACTATCACCACCGCACTGAACCTGGTCCCTGTCCTGCGCGACGAGGCTCGCACGATTATGGATGCCCAACGGCTACGTGCCCTAACCGTGTTTGAGAAAGGCAATATGTTACAGAAGATTCTCGCCTACCCGCCATTGGTCATTCCGCTGGTCATTGGGGCTATGCGCCGGGCCCAACTGATGTCCGTGGCTATGGATGCACGCGCTTTCGGCGCGTGGCGCAATCGCACCTACATCCAAGATATCCGTATGACCACTTGGGATTGGATTTTCCTGATCATGCTCATCATCTATGGCCTTGGCATCCTGGCGCTGAATTTTGCCTTATGA